From Clostridium sp. SY8519:
TGTACCAGATGCTGCTGTCCGCACCGATGGTGACCCGGCCTTTCACGATACTGCCTTCTTTCAGAATTACGGATGGATCAATCACTGGCATAGTTTATCCTCACTTTCTGTTTGTATCCCGTCCTGCGGTATTGCTGCAATTCCAGTCGGATCCGATGACGGAGGTCTGGCAATGCATTTCTATTATGAAACAGCAGAAGCAGAAAGAAAACCCCGTTTTTCTGAAAACGGAGCGCAGCGGGATCGGATAAAACGGTGCGGATGCGTTATTTCGCGCCATGGACATCATGCGGAAAGAGGTGTATGCTTAGGGAGAAAAATACAGGATCTGCGCAACCTGATAGCCGGATGCTGTATTTTAAGAGATTAAAAATAAAAAGGGAGGAAATCGATAATGGAAAGAAGATTTGGGAAAATCAGAAAGGCAGGAATCGTGTTCCTCTGTGCGGGAGTAGTGGTGGCAGCCGGAGTGCCGGTATCCACTGTGCATGCGCAGGAAGCGGCCGCAGGACAGAAGATGGCGGTTACACGCGCCGCATCCGGGAAAACAGCAAGAACCCTGACACCGAAAAAGCAGTACCTGGTGCCGAAAATGACATGCACACTGAAACTGTCCGGTGTGAAGGCCGCAAAAGTAAAATGGAGTTCTTCCAGCAAAAAAGTGGCTACAGTCAGCAAAAAAGGAAAAGTAAAAGCTCTGCGGTATGGCAGGGCGACCATCTGGGCAAAATACAAAGGGAAAACCTACAAAGCCCAGATCATCGTAGTAAGCAAGAAAAAGGCCACAGATATATTTGCGAAAGAAGTGGGAAAAGCGATTAAA
This genomic window contains:
- a CDS encoding Ig-like domain-containing protein translates to MERRFGKIRKAGIVFLCAGVVVAAGVPVSTVHAQEAAAGQKMAVTRAASGKTARTLTPKKQYLVPKMTCTLKLSGVKAAKVKWSSSSKKVATVSKKGKVKALRYGRATIWAKYKGKTYKAQIIVVSKKKATDIFAKEVGKAIKKQYPNDLDRLLVASDFVVSSFSYGNYYTAEDLFVHGKGTCAAGAKMVEKIVKSMGYPAKTRFAAKDKKSRYPSNVIFASQHYNVQVNVKGKTYYIDGTPGSGAVYLSTSKKPLFCMVMGYVTMDEIHK